A section of the Chryseobacterium ginsenosidimutans genome encodes:
- a CDS encoding thymidylate synthase, with protein sequence MQNYLDLLQHILDNGTEKTDRTGTGTKSIFGYQLRYDLSKGFPLVTTKKVHLKSIIYELLWFLKGDTNIKYLKDNGVSIWDEWANENGDLGPVYGAQWRSWNGADGKIVDQITEVIDQIKKNPDSRRLIVSAWNVAEIPNMALAPCHALFQFYVADGKLSLQLYQRSADVFLGVPFNIASYALLLMMVAQVCDLEVGDYVHSFGDVHIYNNHFEQVNKQLSRETRPLPTMKLNPEIKDIFNFDFEDFTLENYDPHPGIKAPVAI encoded by the coding sequence ATGCAAAATTACTTAGACCTTTTACAACATATTTTAGATAACGGAACAGAAAAAACCGACAGAACAGGAACGGGAACAAAGAGTATTTTCGGATATCAGTTGAGGTATGATTTGTCAAAAGGTTTTCCTTTGGTGACAACGAAAAAAGTGCATTTAAAATCTATTATTTATGAATTGCTTTGGTTTTTAAAAGGTGATACCAACATTAAATATTTAAAAGATAACGGCGTTTCAATCTGGGACGAATGGGCAAATGAAAATGGTGATTTAGGTCCTGTTTATGGTGCACAATGGAGAAGCTGGAACGGAGCAGACGGAAAAATTGTTGATCAGATTACAGAAGTGATCGATCAGATCAAGAAAAATCCTGATTCTCGAAGACTAATCGTTTCTGCCTGGAATGTTGCGGAAATTCCGAACATGGCTTTGGCACCTTGTCATGCATTATTTCAGTTTTATGTAGCAGACGGAAAATTATCGCTTCAACTGTATCAGAGAAGTGCCGATGTTTTTCTGGGAGTTCCCTTCAATATTGCGAGCTATGCATTGTTATTGATGATGGTTGCACAGGTTTGTGATCTGGAAGTTGGCGATTATGTTCATAGTTTCGGAGATGTTCATATTTACAATAATCATTTTGAGCAGGTAAACAAACAACTTTCGAGAGAAACAAGACCTCTACCGACCATGAAATTAAATCCTGAAATTAAAGATATTTTTAATTTTGATTTTGAAGATTTTACATTGGAAAATTATGATCCGCATCCGGGAATTAAAGCACCTGTTGCGATTTAA
- a CDS encoding serine hydrolase domain-containing protein codes for MLKKLLFLTTISISSVAFSQNNVKEKLVNYFDSLFVHHKVMGSFAIAENNQPTFQKVVGFADVEKNQKANINTQYRIGSISKTFTAVLVMKAVEDKKLSLDKKLSDFYPEIPNADKITIENLLQHRTGIHNLTNEAEYWQYNTKTQTESSLVDIIKKYKSDFEPGSKHEYSNSNYILLGFILEKVYKKPYAELIKNKIARPLKLALTEVGGKIDTSKNQAKSYQYTNGTYDVSSETDMSIPIGAGNIISTPTELLKFILGLEQGKLIKKESLGKMKNFIDGYGYGLVKVPFDRYWGYGHTGGIDKFGSVLFYFPDLKIATAFSTNQSDMDTNEISIKMIETAMGKDFEMPSFKTLEISENELQKYVGIYSSKDIPLKINIFIKDKKLMAQATGQGAFPLEATSNTSFKFDTAKIVIDFYPAKNQFVIIQGGTKNTFTKE; via the coding sequence ATGTTAAAAAAGTTACTATTTCTTACGACGATAAGCATTTCAAGTGTCGCTTTTTCTCAAAATAATGTGAAAGAAAAGCTTGTAAATTACTTTGATTCTCTGTTTGTACATCATAAAGTGATGGGAAGTTTTGCGATTGCAGAAAATAATCAGCCGACTTTTCAAAAAGTTGTAGGATTTGCTGATGTAGAAAAAAATCAAAAAGCCAATATCAACACACAATATCGTATTGGTTCGATCAGTAAAACTTTTACAGCAGTTTTGGTCATGAAAGCCGTTGAAGATAAAAAGCTTTCTTTAGACAAAAAACTATCAGACTTTTATCCTGAAATTCCAAATGCAGATAAAATTACCATTGAAAATTTGTTGCAACACAGAACAGGGATTCACAATCTGACAAACGAAGCAGAATATTGGCAATACAATACGAAAACTCAGACAGAAAGCAGTTTAGTTGATATTATTAAAAAATATAAAAGTGATTTTGAGCCTGGTTCGAAACACGAATATAGCAATTCAAATTACATTTTGCTAGGTTTTATTCTTGAAAAGGTGTACAAAAAACCGTACGCTGAATTAATTAAGAATAAAATTGCAAGACCTTTAAAATTAGCATTAACGGAAGTTGGAGGAAAAATAGACACCTCAAAAAATCAGGCAAAATCGTATCAATATACCAACGGAACATATGACGTTTCATCCGAAACAGATATGAGTATTCCGATTGGGGCAGGGAATATTATCTCAACGCCTACAGAACTTTTAAAATTTATTCTTGGTTTGGAACAGGGAAAACTGATCAAAAAAGAAAGTCTGGGAAAAATGAAAAATTTTATTGATGGTTATGGTTACGGACTGGTGAAAGTTCCTTTTGATAGATATTGGGGATACGGACATACCGGCGGAATTGATAAATTCGGTTCGGTATTGTTTTATTTCCCGGATTTGAAAATTGCCACAGCTTTCAGTACCAATCAATCCGATATGGATACCAACGAAATTTCCATTAAAATGATAGAAACAGCAATGGGGAAAGATTTTGAAATGCCCAGTTTCAAAACATTAGAAATTTCGGAAAATGAACTTCAGAAATATGTAGGAATTTATTCTAGTAAAGACATTCCTTTAAAAATTAATATCTTTATTAAGGACAAAAAATTAATGGCACAGGCAACAGGGCAGGGTGCATTTCCTTTGGAAGCAACTTCTAATACAAGCTTTAAATTTGATACAGCAAAAATTGTAATCGACTTTTATCCTG